Genomic segment of Perognathus longimembris pacificus isolate PPM17 chromosome 11, ASM2315922v1, whole genome shotgun sequence:
GAGGAAGAGCAGGGTGATGACTTCTGTACTCCCTGAGGCTGGAGAGCCCAGACAAGCTCTAGATGTTCCTTGACCCTGAACTGTGTGGAAAGCCAGCTTCGGGACCAGGTATATTCCTCTGATGGTGACCCTTTCCCAAGTGACACTCCCTTTGAACTTCAGAGCCTGTGACTCTTCTCTCATTCCTTTACCCGGAGCTTGGGGCTTGGTCTTTGTCCTCTTTACCTACCTATTTCTGTCTCTTGATTCCTGACAGTtttcagaacaaaacaacaacaaatctttcCTCTTCACTGCTCTTTCCTCCACTTTGCACTGATCTTTTTACAGGCAGGTATGAAGGGCAGTGGGAAAGACTGTGTCTAgcgcttaggattttttttttggagggggtgggcagtcctggtgcttgaactcagggctgggctctatccctgagcttctctgtgctctactacttgagcagtctaccacttgagccacagtaccacttccagccttttctgcttatgtggcactgaggaattgaacccagggcttcatacatttctaggcaagcactctaccactaagccacattcccagcccctagggctTAGGTTTTTAGCCACCCTGTTCTCCAAGAGCCTGATCCTGGCCAGAAACACTCACCCAGGTCTCATACATACTCTcaggcttcagtttcctcagGGTTGACCTAGAAGAGACAGAGGGCCCCTAACTCAGTGAATAAGAAAGATACCTCCCTACAGCAGAGGGTCCCTGTAGCAAAGGCTGACTCTGGGTCAGGCCCAGGCCATAGGACAGCTTGTAGCCCCGAACAAAGCCATCTGGCAAAGCCTAAGCTCTGGGCACCAGGCCCAGATCATTACATGGTTTgaaagcaggagggaggggccagCAAGGGGGCTGGAGAGAGACCTCTAGAGAAAGGTAAGAACTGGTAGTAATCAGATTATTCTCTCATTCGCTTCTTTAGCCATTCATTTGTTCAATAAAATTGAGGATTTGGGCTGCGGATGTAGCTCATTGATAAGAGCGCTTATCCCACATatacaagacactgagttcaatccccagcactataaaaaataacaataatgaaataaataaatgaagggcTTCGTAGGTGCTAAGCCATGAGTTAGGTGCTGAGTAGACATTGCAGAAGGAAAGCATGTTTCTTCTCTATGAAGGGGACCATAATCTCCTGGGAGAGAGTAAGTAGTATTTATACTGATGAGTGGGAATTTCCAGTTCTGGAGGACGTGAAGGaagagaattgtgtgtgtgtagggcaGGGTTTTCCTACCTCAGCACTGTTCACATTTGGGGCTGGATAATTCTCTGTTGTGGAGAGCTGCCTGTGCACTATATGGTATTTAGCTGTATCCCTGGCCTCTAGCTACCAAGGATGTCTGAAGACATTGCCAAATCCCCCCTGAGGGGACAGAACCCTTCCTCTGCCTGCCATTTCCTCCACCTCGGTGGAAAGATACCAATGTAATGTATGACAATGAGCACGGGACAGTTCAGGGTTAAAAACTCCGTCCGCTCACTCTGGGCCGCTCACTCTCTGTGGAAGCTCTTTCACTGCGATTGTTAAAACAGGATTAAATACAACAATAGAGACAGAAGGTACCTTACAGCTCCTGGTCAGACCACACACACTCAATGTTCATTTGTTGACAGAGATTATTGAGGTCACAATCAGCATCTGAGGAATTATCTACAATTGCAGAGGACTTTCTCTGTGTGGGTCATAGGGctaagtgtatatgtgtgtgtgcatgagtgcatgtgtgcacatgcatgcaaaaCTACTATGCCTGGTGTGCATTCACCTCCAGTGGAGACCAGCTCCCTGCTGAGCTGAGGTTTCCCAGTCCATCTCACAGACTTAACCCCATCCCCACCTCCTGTGCTCTTCCACAAAGTTGACAATCTCCTCTTCGCTGTTGGGTTTGTCTGGGATAGTCACAGGCTCATCCATGAAGGCCTCATAGAAATCAATCTCATTCAGCTTCAAGGTCAATTTCTTGGCCACCtttgagggaggggataagaAGAAGGGAAGTGGGAGGTACAGTGTCACCTGTCACCCAGAGAAGCAGTACTGTGAAGGAGCACATGTTAGAAAGGGAATCAGAGAAGCTGGGTCTTTGTCACTGCCACTGTGACAATGGATAGGTATCTTgacttttcttcatttcatttagaAGTAGAGGAGTGGATTAAATGTTGTGAATctacaggggcaggagaggctaGGTTTGGGGTGGAGAGTGCCAGGATATGGGATAGGAGcaaccctctcctcccccccctctaCCCCCCCGCCCCGTCAATTCTGGCTGAGGAAGCTGGAGGCAATTTAGGGGTGTAGGAAGACCCAATAGGCACACGTGGAGGAGCACCTTGCTGTCAAAGGTAGCAAAGAAGGGGATGTAGGGATGAAATTCTTCAGCTGCATCCTCATAGGCTTTGTAATCTGAGGGAGGAAAGTACAGTCAGTCTCTGCGGAATCAAGGTCTGCCAGCCTGTCCATTCCTTTGCTTCTCCCCAGTTCTCTGGCCAGTGAAGTTGCTTCCGGGAGATCCCCACACCCCATCTAGTCCTTTGAGAGAAGTAAAATACAGTAGGGCTATACTGGGGGGAGGTGGAGTGGTGGAGGTGCTTGTATGTGGAAACCCCCTTTCCCAGAGTGCAGGGGGGTGAGAACACAGGTTGGAGCTGAGTATTCAAGAGGAAGGGGGCAAGGAGGGAGGACACGGGTGCTGAGacagtggaggagggaggaggcaaggCAGGTGAGATGGGGCTTTAGGGGAGGGAAGAGCAGAGGTTAAAAGTTACCCACGCTCTGAATCTTTGCTCTTGAAGTAGCCAATAAGTTTGATCTCATCCTCAATATTCTCAAATGCCTGCAGCTCTCGTTCACCCTCAATCAGTTCCACAGGGTCCTCAAGGACCTGGAAGAAGGGACATTGAGGAAGAATGGTCAAGTCTGGAACTTGGAGTGGGATCTAGGGAGAAGTCAGGAAAGTACAAGAGGGGCTACataatgacgtgtgtgtgtgtgtgtgtgtgtgtgtgtgtagtttataTGTTCTCTGTGTGACATGTGCATTGTGTTTTGTATCCGGTATGCTGAGCATATGTACATGATGTATGTTGTATGGTGATTATGATGTATGTGATATGTACATCAAGTGTGCTATGGGTTGTAGAAGGTGTGTGGTTTCATGTGTTGTATGCATATGGCATGTGATGTGTGGCATGTATATGTTCAAGGCATATTGGGTGTATTTGGTGTACATATAAAATACGTATATTGTATATACAACATGCATGTGCGGCCACCTGTCATGTGATATGCATGCACGTGCCATGTGGTGTGTTATATACTTCGAGTATTGCATGCATATGTGATATGTGTGGTATAAACATGGTGTTGTCATGTATGTGTGGGCTCTATACATGTAAAGTGCATTTTGTATGTTATAGCCATGTTGTATGTAAATGTGGTTATTATATCTGCTGAATGTGCACTGTATATGTTGTGTCTGGTGTGTGGTTATATGAAATGTGTATTACACGGTGTGATATGTGCTACATGCTATGTGTGGTGTGTAGTGCAAGCATAGTGTGTGTCCAGTATGTATGATGCATGTGTTGTATGTTAGGTATGTGTAATGTATATGCATGCGTGTGTATGGAGAAGGTAAGGATAGGGTTGGGGTCAGGAGGAGTAAAAAGGGGAAGCAGAGTGGAAAGGCAGGGCTGTCAGGTCCAGTGGAATCCTCACATCAAGCAGAAACTCCACCAAGGTGTCCGCAGAAAACTCGCCATCATACTCAATGACTTCATCTCCCTTGAACACATAAACGCTGTCCTCTTCGGTTAGACCTGGGCAGGGAGTGGAAGGTGAGCTACAACCCCAAACTTCCAGAGTCAGAAGTCCAAATCCTGGGTTCCAGCCCACCCAGTAATCCCACTGGACCCATCTACCTTTCCCTTTCCCGAGcccatccaccaccaccacccctgaaCCACTACACCCTGGATGTGCATTCAATTAGCCCAGGAGGCTAACCTGACTTTGGAGAGATTCCTAGGGAGAAGTGAGGCAGTGGGAGGATGGGGTAGGGTGTAGAGAGGACCTAGGAATACACAAGTTCTAGCAATATTGCTTTCTTTCCCTGCCAGCTGTAACTAGAGATAAATATTTCTGCTATCTTCCCTGAAGATTCCAGTAGCTGGAATTCTCTGTCCTGCCCTTTAACTGGAGATTGCTGACCAGATGACTTCATAATTACTAAccatcccctcccccgcccacatCCGGAGTCCGGCCTTGAGCCAGTGCTGCCTCCTGGTGGCCGGATGCGGAACCAACCAGCCAGGGCTGCggagggggaggggttgggagaggAAGTTGGAAACCTGCTCTTGGGCACTCACTGCCTGTATTCTCCTAAATGGCCAGCCTCACCTCATAATAGGATTAGTGCATGAGTCTTTTTAGGATCTGCAGCCATCACCTTCTCAACCTCagtattttcatttcttcctttgagaaTAGATGCAGTAGAAGAGCTCCCAAGCCCAAGGCCTCCACAGAAGCCTCTTCAGACTGCATTCCTTTCCCCCACAGaaaccttctcccctcccttaccTAGTTTCTTGGCCACAGCTGCATCCTTCTCAGAGTCCACCAGGCCGAAGCCAACACCCTtgtcttctaggacttgggctGCTAACTGGAGGTAGGGTTAAGGATTAACACGAGCCTTTGCAGTTCTTCTTAACCTCCCTTCCCCATCTCATGCTTTCATGTTGGGTCAGCTGAGGTGCAGGAAGGCCCAGGGTTGATCATGATCCCATACTAAGATCCAGAATATCCTCCGACTCCCCACAACTCTATGCTTTCTGTGTTTAGCTCaactttttactggtttgttttagatacaaggggtttgaactcggcaGGTTACTCTCCccccttgaaccatacctctagtcctTGGCTCGGCTTTTGTTTGAAGCTGATGAGCATTGTTCATTTGCAACTGTGCTTCTGTTCAGTTTCAGGGCACCGGGCTGAACACTTACTAGTTTCTGAGGGATACTAAGGAGGCTGGCTTCAGAGGGGCTGAGGGCCCCTTCCCTCCTGGAGGGGTGGGCCTTGCCTCCATCCTGATCACAAGCTCAAATGAGTGGTAGGGGTGATGTTAAAAATCTCTGGAACCTTCCAGTGACTCCCAACACAAGAGTTTTGGAGGGTAGTGCTAAGAGAAGAGTTTGGTTATACTACTGAGAAATGGGAGAGGTCAGAGTGGGAAGTAGAGCTCACCATTATCACctttggtgagagagagagagagagaggctgaacCTAGATGGCTCTGGCTCTCCAGTGCTCTGTCCATTTCCCATAGCCCTTCTACACATACTTCAGCAAGTGCGGAGGCTGCTCTGTCACATGGGCGGTCCCTGCCCCCACAAACCTCCCAGGGCAGCACTCAACCCATTCCCTGTGCTGTGGGCACGGCTTGCAGCATTACCCCACCCAACACTCAGGCGCCGTGATTCTTCGGGGGATGGAAAGGGAGGCGGGTGGCAGGTGGATGGTTGAGGCTACCGAGCAGTCAGGCTAAAAATACATGGCTCATTAATCAGATGGCATGTTCCAGCATCCAGGGGGGATACATGGAACTGAGCGCCTTTGGTCTCGATAGCTCATCCCCAGATGCACCAGGCTGGGGCCTCTGTACCACCAAGCCAGAGAAGGGGTGGGAGAAATTCAGACAAGGAAACTCAAGCACGTTCCAGCTTCTACAGGATGTGTGACCGCATCTTCCAACCCtaggcttttttctttccttttttctctttttataatgAACTCTGCTTAGGGCAGATGAAGGGTGAGGAGTCTCTTCCTATAACGAGAAGATGGGGAATATTCTGAGATCTCCTTTATAAAAATTTTCCAGTGAGGGCATTGGCTTGGTCCACTGGGGACAGGTAGGGGGACCCGgggcagggaaaggaaaagagagagaggtgggtgGGAGGTATGGTGGTTTCTAGGAGACTTGGAAGCATATGGCCACCAAGAAGTCACGGGACTTACACTCAGCCTGGATCTCTTTGGGGTGCAGCCTAGGGGTGTGGAAAGGGGCATGTCTGGCGAGGGGAGTATCCAGTGGGGCGAGGGAGAGTGATGCACAAGACCGCACTGAGTTTtccctttgccccccccccccagcacctcccttgccctctttcctcctcttccttgccaAACCCCAATACCATTGCCACCTACAACATGGTGCGGACCTCCCTGCCCCTCACAGCACCCCCTCTAAAGTTCCCTGTGATAGGACTTTGGGTCCCTGTGTCTGTGTTTCTCATCTGGCTAAAATCACAGAGGTCCTGCCATGTTGCTCTCACCCCCAGATCTCACTCTGAGAGATTCATAGGGGGCTGTATGATTTAGGTGAGCTCTCtaggcctgccctccccccccccaacctactCACCTCCAGGATCAGCTCTTCCATCTCAAATTGTCTTTGTGAGGCTTTGTCATCCTCAGGGGGGTCATGGTAGAGGAGGGCCAGCACCTCATACTTCTTGAACACGTTCTTGTAGTTCTTTGCATTGACATTGATCACTCGGTCCACGCCGTCGTACTCGGGGAAGTCCAGACCTTCCTCCCCCTGGACCCCTGACTTGGGGGCCCCTAGCACCAGCAGGAACAGCAGTGCCAGCCGCAGCCTGGGCATTGCTCTGGCCCCCATCCTGTCTGTAGTGCTcatggaggtaggaggatctggGTCTGCTCTCCTGGTCCAGAGGAGGCTAGCTGGGGTAGGGAGGGCCCCCTAGGCACCAAATCCTGAGTTAGGGGCgctaggtgggggggtggggtggggagtggccCAGAGAAGTGGACAGAAGACACTGCTGGGTCCTGAGGAAACTGCCCGACAGGGCCAAGAGAAAAGGGTCAGGAGGAGGAATaggagcagggggcggggagggaaccGGAGCTGCCCCCTGAAATTGGCACCCCTCAGTCTCCACCTGGTCCTGTCTAAATATGTCTCTGTGGTTGGCAGGGGAGACAGATAACCTTCTGAGGCCAGGACAGCTCCACGAGCACTGGGAGCCTCCTACCTcttacccctctccccccaggctCCTAGatactccttccctccccttcccccaagatCCAAGgttccccagcccctgtcccccaCACAGGCCTAAGAGCTCATCACCAtattaagaaaggaaaagagagagggagagaggttgGATCTAAAAATAAGACAAGATGAGTCCGAGGTAAGTGaagctgggctgggggaggggaggtgggggttaAAAAGGATCACTAGGGGTAGAGTGAGGGTAACTAGAGAGAAGGAGGTGCAGGTGCAGTGGGGGCAGGATTCTGGTCCTAGCTAAGTTAATAATATAGACAGAAGGGAGACAAATGTGGAATTGCCTCTATACCataaaaatctgagactcttccgCAGTTGGAGCCTATTTCTTTGATTCTgtggagagagaggtgggggtggggtggggggaaaagtACAGTCTTGGCTACAGGAAAGAATCCCCCTGCAGTTCCCTTTAAAGAACCAGAACCAAGGATGAGATCATTCCTGAATAAAAGATGGAGCTGAGTCCAAGACCTGGCTCTGCTCCAGCCAGTTTCCTTTACTTCACTCCACAGTCCTGACTGAGGAATGCGGGCGCAGGACAGCGCTGGCTCAGATCCCATC
This window contains:
- the Casq1 gene encoding calsequestrin-1, with the protein product MSTTDRMGARAMPRLRLALLFLLVLGAPKSGVQGEEGLDFPEYDGVDRVINVNAKNYKNVFKKYEVLALLYHDPPEDDKASQRQFEMEELILELAAQVLEDKGVGFGLVDSEKDAAVAKKLGLTEEDSVYVFKGDEVIEYDGEFSADTLVEFLLDVLEDPVELIEGERELQAFENIEDEIKLIGYFKSKDSEHYKAYEDAAEEFHPYIPFFATFDSKVAKKLTLKLNEIDFYEAFMDEPVTIPDKPNSEEEIVNFVEEHRRSTLRKLKPESMYETWEDDLDGIHIVAFAEEADPDGYEFLETLKSVAQDNTENPDLSIIWIDPDDFPLLVPYWEKTFDIDLSAPQIGVVNVTDADSIWMEMDDEEDLPSAEELEDWLEDVLEGEINTEDDDDDDDDDDDDDDDDD